The Cucumis melo cultivar AY chromosome 5, USDA_Cmelo_AY_1.0, whole genome shotgun sequence genome has a segment encoding these proteins:
- the LOC103498700 gene encoding uncharacterized protein LOC103498700: protein MASTSAISMPMPITNAAQKRTRRAEAFAKPLPLRPSNKPSGSSSSSAKFQVRASLKEKAVAGLAATALTASMVLPEVAEAAGPGVSPSLKNFLLSIAAGGVVVTAILGAVIGVANFDPVKRT from the coding sequence ATGGCTTCAACTTCTGCTATTTCAATGCCGATGCCAATTACTAATGCGGCACAGAAGAGAACGAGGAGGGCCGAAGCCTTCGCCAAACCATTGCCTTTGAGGCCTTCCAACAAGCCAAGTGGCTCCTCAAGCTCCAGCGCCAAGTTCCAAGTGCGGGCTTCTTTGAAGGAGAAGGCTGTTGCTGGACTGGCTGCAACGGCACTCACAGCTTCCATGGTCCTTCCTGAGGTGGCTGAAGCTGCTGGCCCTGGCGTTAGTCCCTCTCTCAAGAATTTCTTGCTCAGCATTGCAGCTGGTGGAGTAGTCGTCACTGCTATCTTAGGTGCAGTTATCGGCGTCGCCAATTTCGATCCCGTCAAGCGGACCTGA